A genomic region of Gimesia chilikensis contains the following coding sequences:
- a CDS encoding M56 family metallopeptidase — MNDIFFLHPDFSLWLCLTLLHSLWIWTVIALFVCTADWFMKRVRVEKRYGFHLAALLIGLASLPLSFYYVMLRTTSVNSTVTLISAPRSTPVPTVTPAEKPGDHTFTPALPVTAPAPDLQSKETAQRFSPLPEQQAGSFISQWHWNRYLPWIAGGYLLGVSIMLFRLLRSMLQVNRLSSRAIQITEGPLVEIVSTLAFRWSLKLAPRIAETKELIVPTVVGLFRPLILLPTSMLSGLNPAELELILTHELAHIRRWDMWINLLQRLAETILFFNPGLWYMNRKINVLREFCCDEMTCNHEPCDQHAQRVNYASALLRVLELAHPQHPQTADLASLAVSGASPSEVRRRVARLFGEPLSEPFRLSRGFFWGVLTLALLSGPGIWAFQKTPGVRNSTSDESSLIFKDTQTAPAELELLTLGTYAETPQHWWTSDGRALDSIPYQIRDTSLPRGKNQVQRQVIYRFQDLPENSSVGCEFFLPQGEGENKFPLSSQATTVFNGRQQLAPDVFAYVFSVNRQAKAVNLRFKVASGSWDTKIRLPADNTYGDRGLSESGGSGETYHMQMSGPYQQQDRIVVVATHDNHDRQVRIIAVDKTGKEHRTSQSANSSISQNSYFTYRAYFKNLKLEDLDHFEFQARPYEFIGIIDVPLNPVETASQTPPKPRAKKTAERVKVSGNILLEDGSPVKSKGLLLHRSPGVYGTVGHFTDTFEGLFPEGPLVLFYHPEQYAPVRLDVGALKAGVSRNDLKMILKPGHAHQLKIHNVQGEPIPGATIVIHPNWGGSAGGPNYPLQSDEQGNVQLIHLADTAYDVKVSAPGYEPSQSKKLLVEADGTSTITLKASQKTTGRILDEAGQPVAGVKLYLKHQFGGQRPNAYSGSGKGTYWGSPLTKTDQTGRYELTEMTTDAQYLFVIEAPDGRRGIVQNIQAGQDQKFVIPDRRDLRITFSQEVIEKYSIKNGSKVAVRQRVICEPEDRSRYIELIGADVPIKVTESGGTALFPGLAIDIDPAGKPQKVEVILQYHKGPRQDVQINPNGETQVNFELAQSDSTDEETTDAQPAIEKFPVVIAQHLMLLNGRQPITWDELNTRFAELKNPSKVQPTFYITRGAMAARRMDEFLKFRNRVLRKGIQFHGFSQGSLSARADYYYDHIQTEADLQPDPADKLTGRIVDLNGKPVTDAEVVLITSVPESISYKTYEMALVQGRIRNPLEHRMTRSNSQGEFTLYPPAGEEYYIMALHPEQGFKFDSNESFASQNDIKLLHWSGLKVNLAKVPEETQTVNLSTRVDARAGWPEISINQYWSDLPAEAQKQQFAYHHIPPINQTLISRNFHNEDGSSIGLAGVSVSLLPEEVREISLGPLSKQQSQQLEWIRNRSNGR, encoded by the coding sequence ATGAACGACATTTTCTTTCTTCATCCGGACTTCAGTCTCTGGCTCTGTCTGACACTGTTGCATTCGCTGTGGATCTGGACCGTGATCGCACTGTTCGTATGCACTGCGGACTGGTTCATGAAACGCGTCCGCGTCGAAAAGCGTTATGGTTTTCACCTCGCAGCCCTGTTAATCGGTCTGGCCAGTCTGCCGCTCAGTTTTTATTACGTCATGCTTCGTACAACATCCGTCAATTCCACAGTGACTCTGATCTCCGCGCCTCGTTCGACTCCTGTCCCGACTGTGACGCCTGCAGAGAAACCAGGTGACCACACTTTTACGCCTGCTCTCCCCGTGACAGCACCAGCGCCCGACCTTCAATCAAAAGAAACAGCGCAACGGTTCTCTCCCCTGCCCGAGCAACAGGCAGGTTCATTCATTTCTCAGTGGCACTGGAACCGTTACCTGCCCTGGATCGCAGGCGGCTATCTGCTGGGAGTCAGCATCATGCTGTTCCGCCTGTTGCGTTCGATGCTGCAGGTGAACCGCTTGAGCTCACGCGCGATACAAATCACGGAAGGCCCTCTGGTGGAAATCGTCAGCACGCTCGCCTTCCGGTGGTCTCTCAAACTGGCTCCCCGGATTGCAGAAACGAAAGAACTCATCGTGCCGACTGTCGTTGGACTTTTCCGCCCATTGATTCTGCTGCCCACGTCCATGCTGAGTGGCCTCAACCCGGCCGAGCTGGAACTGATTCTGACACACGAACTGGCGCACATCCGACGCTGGGACATGTGGATCAACCTCTTACAGCGTCTGGCGGAGACCATTCTGTTTTTCAACCCCGGTCTCTGGTATATGAATCGCAAAATCAACGTACTGCGTGAGTTCTGTTGTGATGAAATGACCTGCAATCATGAGCCTTGTGATCAGCACGCCCAACGGGTCAACTATGCGAGCGCCTTACTGCGCGTTCTGGAACTGGCACACCCCCAACATCCCCAGACCGCAGATCTGGCTTCCCTAGCCGTCAGTGGTGCCTCACCCTCTGAAGTTCGTCGGCGTGTCGCTCGACTGTTCGGGGAACCATTGTCCGAACCATTCCGGCTGTCCCGAGGTTTCTTCTGGGGCGTATTAACCCTGGCTCTCCTATCGGGCCCCGGTATCTGGGCATTCCAGAAAACGCCGGGAGTTAGAAATTCCACTTCCGATGAATCATCGCTCATCTTCAAAGACACTCAAACAGCACCGGCGGAATTAGAGCTGCTGACACTGGGCACGTATGCAGAGACGCCTCAACACTGGTGGACCAGCGATGGCCGAGCCCTGGACTCAATTCCTTATCAAATTCGAGATACTTCATTACCGCGGGGAAAGAATCAAGTCCAGCGTCAGGTCATCTATCGCTTTCAAGATCTGCCTGAGAATTCGTCGGTGGGCTGTGAATTCTTTCTCCCTCAGGGGGAAGGCGAAAACAAATTTCCGCTCTCCTCTCAAGCCACGACTGTTTTCAATGGCAGGCAACAGCTGGCACCCGATGTATTCGCTTACGTGTTTTCTGTTAATCGTCAGGCAAAAGCAGTCAACCTGCGTTTTAAAGTCGCCAGCGGTTCCTGGGACACCAAGATCAGACTCCCCGCAGATAACACCTATGGAGATCGGGGCCTTTCAGAATCGGGTGGTTCAGGCGAAACGTACCACATGCAGATGTCCGGTCCTTATCAGCAACAGGACCGTATTGTTGTGGTGGCAACGCACGATAACCACGATCGTCAGGTTCGTATCATCGCCGTCGACAAGACAGGGAAAGAACACCGCACCTCACAGTCTGCCAATTCCAGTATCTCCCAGAACAGCTACTTTACATACCGGGCCTATTTCAAGAATCTCAAACTGGAAGATCTCGATCATTTCGAATTCCAGGCACGTCCTTATGAATTCATCGGGATTATTGACGTCCCCTTGAATCCCGTTGAAACAGCCTCCCAAACACCCCCAAAACCTCGAGCCAAAAAAACCGCAGAACGGGTCAAAGTCTCAGGCAATATCCTGCTAGAAGATGGATCTCCTGTTAAATCAAAGGGCCTGCTCCTGCATAGGAGTCCGGGGGTTTATGGAACGGTGGGCCACTTTACAGACACCTTTGAAGGTTTGTTCCCCGAGGGACCTCTGGTACTCTTTTATCATCCCGAGCAATATGCCCCGGTTCGCCTGGATGTCGGGGCCCTGAAAGCGGGCGTTTCCCGCAATGATTTGAAGATGATCCTCAAACCCGGACATGCACATCAGCTCAAAATCCATAATGTGCAGGGGGAGCCGATCCCAGGTGCAACCATTGTGATTCACCCAAACTGGGGAGGCTCAGCAGGTGGACCGAATTATCCCCTGCAGTCAGATGAGCAGGGAAACGTTCAACTGATCCATCTGGCTGACACCGCGTATGATGTCAAAGTCTCAGCCCCCGGATACGAGCCCAGTCAGTCGAAGAAACTTCTCGTCGAAGCAGACGGCACCAGTACGATCACGCTGAAAGCCAGTCAGAAAACGACGGGGCGGATCCTGGATGAAGCGGGACAGCCGGTCGCAGGTGTAAAGCTCTACCTCAAGCATCAGTTTGGCGGCCAGCGTCCCAACGCCTATTCCGGATCTGGCAAAGGCACCTACTGGGGCAGCCCCTTAACGAAGACAGACCAGACGGGTCGGTATGAACTGACAGAGATGACGACGGATGCCCAATACCTGTTTGTCATCGAGGCCCCCGATGGCCGGCGGGGGATTGTACAAAACATCCAGGCAGGACAGGATCAGAAATTTGTGATTCCCGATCGGCGGGACCTGCGCATCACGTTTTCCCAAGAAGTCATTGAAAAGTATTCCATTAAGAATGGTTCGAAAGTCGCCGTTCGCCAGAGAGTCATCTGTGAACCAGAAGACAGGTCGCGGTATATAGAACTGATCGGCGCGGATGTTCCCATCAAGGTCACGGAATCAGGGGGAACAGCCCTGTTCCCGGGTCTCGCTATCGATATTGACCCGGCAGGCAAACCACAGAAAGTGGAAGTCATCCTGCAATATCACAAAGGGCCCAGGCAGGATGTGCAGATCAACCCGAATGGTGAGACCCAAGTGAATTTTGAGCTGGCTCAAAGTGATTCCACTGATGAAGAAACGACAGACGCCCAACCAGCGATTGAGAAATTCCCCGTTGTGATCGCGCAACATCTGATGTTACTCAACGGTCGGCAGCCGATCACCTGGGATGAATTAAACACGAGATTTGCTGAGTTGAAAAATCCTTCGAAAGTACAGCCCACCTTTTACATTACCCGTGGCGCCATGGCTGCCAGGCGAATGGATGAATTTTTAAAATTCAGGAACCGGGTATTACGTAAGGGAATTCAGTTTCATGGGTTCAGCCAGGGGTCTCTTTCAGCTCGGGCTGATTACTACTACGACCACATCCAGACAGAGGCAGACCTGCAACCAGATCCAGCTGATAAACTGACCGGACGGATTGTGGATCTCAATGGCAAACCAGTTACCGATGCCGAAGTTGTATTGATCACTTCCGTGCCCGAATCGATCTCTTATAAGACTTACGAAATGGCTCTGGTTCAGGGACGCATTCGCAATCCGCTCGAGCACAGGATGACTCGTTCAAATTCCCAGGGGGAGTTCACGCTTTACCCGCCGGCAGGAGAGGAATACTACATCATGGCCCTGCACCCGGAACAGGGTTTCAAATTTGACAGTAACGAATCTTTTGCGTCTCAAAACGATATCAAACTCCTGCACTGGTCGGGTCTCAAGGTCAACCTTGCCAAAGTGCCGGAAGAAACCCAGACCGTCAATCTGAGTACCCGCGTTGATGCCCGCGCAGGCTGGCCCGAAATTTCCATCAATCAATATTGGAGCGACCTGCCTGCGGAGGCGCAAAAACAACAGTTCGCCTATCACCACATCCCGCCCATCAATCAGACATTGATCTCTCGCAACTTTCATAACGAGGACGGAAGCAGCATTGGGCTGGCAGGGGTCTCAGTCAGCCTGTTACCAGAAGAAGTACGTGAGATCAG